The DNA window GAACAGATTTTTGAGCCGGGCGGCTCGGATGGAGTCGGAGATCTGCGGCGCCCTGGACCAAGCAGAGAGAGTACAGCTGTGGAAGCTTGCGGGAAAGCTTCTGAAATATTTCTCCAGAACGGAGCAAAGCTATCTAAACAAAGACAGGAGGTTACCTTACAGTGAGAAAAGTTTTACAGCAGCTAGGAGCTTATAGGCGGGATACCTTTTTATGTATAGGACTCACCGCTCTTGAAGTGATCATGGAAATCTTAATGCCTTTTATTACGGCGATGATCATAGATAACGGCCTGGAGGCTCATAACCTTGGCGTTGTCTACAGATATGGAGCGCTTATGGTGCTTATGGCGTTTTTAAGTCTGACATTTGGCGGTCTTGCGGGTAAAAACGCGGCCAGCGCGGCTTCCGGTCTGTCGGCCAATCTAAGAGAAGCTATTTATGCCAATATACAGACGTTTTCTTTCTCTAATATTGATAAATTCAGTGTGCCCAGTCTGGTCACACGTATGACTACGGATATCACCAATGTCCAGAACGCGTTTATGATGGTGATCCGTGTGGCGGTGCGGGCTCCGCTCAACCTGATATTCAGCTTCGGCATGTGTTTGATCATCAGCCCTCGGTTAAGCGCAATGTTCCTGATCGCGGTCGTATTCCTGATCATTGTGATCGGAACGATCATGGTAGTTACATTGAAGATTTTCCGTCAGGTATTCCGCAGGTACGATGATCTGAACGCCAGCGTTCAGGAGAATGTGACTGCCATCCGCGTAGTCAAGGCATTCGTCAGGGAAGAACATGAGAATGTGAAGTTTGGGAAGGCCTCGAAGATGCTCTATGACCTTTCGGTAAAGGCGGAAGCTTTGCTGGCATTCAACAGTCCGGCAATGATGATCGCGGTTTACTTCTGTATCATCTCGGTCTCTTGGTTCGGCGCCCAGTATATCGTGGGCGGGACGTTAACAACTGGAGATCTGACCAGCTTATTCAGCTATATTATGTCGCTTCTGATGAGCCTGATGATGCTTTCTATGGTCATTGTTATGATCAGCATGTCTATGGCAAGTATCCGACGGATTGAGGAAGTCCTGGACGAGAGGCCGGACCTGACCGATCCGGAAGATCCGGTCATGAGTGTGGCTGACGGACAGATTGATTTTAATCATGTGAATTTCTCATATAAGCATGGCAGTGGGAAGAACGCCCTGTCAGACATCGACCTTCATATCAAAAGCGGAGAGACGATTGGTGTGATCGGAGGAACGGGATCTGGAAAGAGCAGCCTGGTCAATCTGATCTGCCGACTGTATGACGTGGATGAAGGTTCCGTCTGTGTAGGAGGTACAGATGTCCGCCAATATGATACAGAAGTCCTGCGGAACCAAGTTTCTGTGGTGCTTCAGAAAAACACATTGTTTTCCGGTACCATTCTCGACAACCTGCGCTGGGGAAATCCTGATGCCACGGAAGAAGAATGTGTCGAAGCGTGCAAGGCGGCCTGCGCTGATGAATTTATCGATCGGATGCCCCAGGGATACCATACTTGGATCGAGCGGGGCGGATCTAATGTATCCGGCGGTCAGAAGCAGAGGCTGTGTATTGCCCGCGCGCTTTTGAAGAAGCCAAAAGTATTGATTCTGGATGATTCTACCAGCGCTGTAGATACAGCGACGGACGCAAACATCCGCGCGGCCTTTGAAAAAGAGATCCCAGGCACCACTAAGATTATTATTGCCCAGCGTGTATCAAGCGTTCAGTCCGCGGATCGGATTCTGGTATTGGACGAAGGGAAGATCAATGCCTTTGATACCCATGACAATCTGTTGGAACATAACGCCATTTACCAAGAGATCTACAATTCGCAGATCGAAGGCGGCGGCGATTTTGACCAGCCTGCTTAAAGGAAAGAAAGGAGGAAAACTGATCTATGAGCGAGACGAGAGACAGAAAGAAATCAAGACCCAGAGTAGCGACCGCTACAAAATTGATCAGCCGGGTCATCGGATATATGCTTCATTATTATAAATACTTATTTGCGCTTGTGGTCGTGTGCATCCTGATCACGGCGATCGCTACCGTAGTGGGCGCCACATTTCCGCAGACTTTGGTAGATGATTATATCACGCCAATGATGAAAAATGGCTCCAGAGATTTTAGCGGCCTGGCATCTGATCTGATCCGCCTGGCCTGTATTATGGGAATCGGTGTTGTCACCGCGTTTACTTATAACCGGATCATGGTCAATGTAAGCCAGGGGACTATGCTGCATCTGAGGGACGATCTGTTCCGCGGGATGGAGTCGCTTCCCATCAAATATTTTGATACCCATGCCCATGGCGATATCATGTCAGTTTATACCAATGATGTGGATACGCTTCGGCAGCTTTTGAGCCAAAGCATCCCTCAGATCATCAATTCTCTGATCACGATGACTGCCACGCTGATCACCATGATCGTGCTGAACCCGGCGCTGACGGTGATCTCAATCCTGACGGCCTGCGTTATGTTGGCTGTTACCGCTAATTTTTCTAAATTATCCGGGAAATACTATATCCGGCAGCAGATCGATCTGGGAGCTGTGGATGGTTTTATTGAAGAGATGATGGACGGCCAGAAGGTAGTTAAAGTATTCTGCCATGAGCAGGCGGCTATGGAAGACTTCCATAAAGTCAATGAAAAGCTGAGAGACAGCGCGAATAAGGCTAACCGGTACGCAAACCTGCTGATGCCCATCAATGCCAATATCGGGTGGATCAGCTATGCTTTGGTCGCCATCGTTGGAGCGATCCTTGGGATCAACGGTCTGGCAGGTGTTACCATCGGTACTGTCGTTACCTTTGTGGGATTGAATAAAAGCTTTACTAACCCCATCACCCAGGTCAGCCAGCAGATCAACTTCGTTGTCAATGCGGCGGCCGGAGCGCAGCGTGTTTTTGACTTGATGGATCAGACGCCGGAAGTAGATGAGGGATATGTGGAGCTGGTCAACGCTAAGGAAGATGAGAACGGAAATCTGACAGAAGCGGATACCCGTACCAATCTGTGGGCCTGGAAACATCCCCACAAGGCGGATGGAACCGTTACTTATACCAAGCTGGAAGGCGGGGTCGTCTTTGATGATGTGGACTTTGGCTATACCGATGACAAGATCGTGCTCCATAACATCAGCCTGTGGGCGAAGCCGGGACAGAAGATTGCTTTTGTCGGCGCTACCGGAGCAGGAAAGACTACCATCACCAATTTGATCAACCGTTTTTACGATATCGCGGACGGTAAGATCCGTTACGATGGTATCAATATCAATAAGATCAAGAAACCGGATCTGAGAAGATCTCTTGGAATGGTGCTTCAGGATACCCATCTGTTTACAGGGACGGTTATGGAAAATATCCGCTACGGAAAGCTGGATGCTACAGATGAAGAGTGCGTCAGCGCGGCTAAGCTTGCCAACGCGGACGGGTTTATCCGTCGTCTGCCAGATGGTTATGATACCATGCTTACCGGAGATGGGGAAAACTTAAGCCAGGGTCAGAGACAGCTTCTTGCGATCGCAAGAGCCGCGGTTGCCGATCCTCCGGCGCTGATCCTGGATGAGGCTACGTCATCTATTGACACCCGTACAGAGAAGCTGGTACAGGCCGGCATGGATGCGCTGATGAGGGGACGTACTACGTTTGTCATTGCTCACCGGCTGTCTACCGTCAAGAATTCAGACTGTATCATGGTCATGGAACAAGGCCGCATTATCGAGCGGGGAACTCATGACGAGCTGATCCAGGAGAAGGGCAAGTATTACCAGTTGTATACCGGAAACTTTGCGGAGCAGGGAGCATGATGATCAGTGCTTGGATCTGTCTTTCCGCAGGATATAACAGGAAGCGGGGCTTTTGCCTCGCTTTTTGTGTGTCAGATCGAGCATAGCGGTTTTGTTTCAGATAATAGTATACGTTT is part of the Lachnospiraceae bacterium KGMB03038 genome and encodes:
- a CDS encoding ABC transporter ATP-binding protein, whose amino-acid sequence is MRKVLQQLGAYRRDTFLCIGLTALEVIMEILMPFITAMIIDNGLEAHNLGVVYRYGALMVLMAFLSLTFGGLAGKNAASAASGLSANLREAIYANIQTFSFSNIDKFSVPSLVTRMTTDITNVQNAFMMVIRVAVRAPLNLIFSFGMCLIISPRLSAMFLIAVVFLIIVIGTIMVVTLKIFRQVFRRYDDLNASVQENVTAIRVVKAFVREEHENVKFGKASKMLYDLSVKAEALLAFNSPAMMIAVYFCIISVSWFGAQYIVGGTLTTGDLTSLFSYIMSLLMSLMMLSMVIVMISMSMASIRRIEEVLDERPDLTDPEDPVMSVADGQIDFNHVNFSYKHGSGKNALSDIDLHIKSGETIGVIGGTGSGKSSLVNLICRLYDVDEGSVCVGGTDVRQYDTEVLRNQVSVVLQKNTLFSGTILDNLRWGNPDATEEECVEACKAACADEFIDRMPQGYHTWIERGGSNVSGGQKQRLCIARALLKKPKVLILDDSTSAVDTATDANIRAAFEKEIPGTTKIIIAQRVSSVQSADRILVLDEGKINAFDTHDNLLEHNAIYQEIYNSQIEGGGDFDQPA
- a CDS encoding ABC transporter ATP-binding protein, whose product is MSETRDRKKSRPRVATATKLISRVIGYMLHYYKYLFALVVVCILITAIATVVGATFPQTLVDDYITPMMKNGSRDFSGLASDLIRLACIMGIGVVTAFTYNRIMVNVSQGTMLHLRDDLFRGMESLPIKYFDTHAHGDIMSVYTNDVDTLRQLLSQSIPQIINSLITMTATLITMIVLNPALTVISILTACVMLAVTANFSKLSGKYYIRQQIDLGAVDGFIEEMMDGQKVVKVFCHEQAAMEDFHKVNEKLRDSANKANRYANLLMPINANIGWISYALVAIVGAILGINGLAGVTIGTVVTFVGLNKSFTNPITQVSQQINFVVNAAAGAQRVFDLMDQTPEVDEGYVELVNAKEDENGNLTEADTRTNLWAWKHPHKADGTVTYTKLEGGVVFDDVDFGYTDDKIVLHNISLWAKPGQKIAFVGATGAGKTTITNLINRFYDIADGKIRYDGININKIKKPDLRRSLGMVLQDTHLFTGTVMENIRYGKLDATDEECVSAAKLANADGFIRRLPDGYDTMLTGDGENLSQGQRQLLAIARAAVADPPALILDEATSSIDTRTEKLVQAGMDALMRGRTTFVIAHRLSTVKNSDCIMVMEQGRIIERGTHDELIQEKGKYYQLYTGNFAEQGA